One Brevibacterium spongiae DNA segment encodes these proteins:
- the glnA gene encoding type I glutamate--ammonia ligase, which translates to MSRQEEFVLRTVEDREVRFIRLWFTDVLGQLKSVAIVPAELEGAFSEGIGFDGSAVEGLSRVYEADMVLKPDPSTFSLLPWRGETEPTGRMFCDIHVPGGEPAPADPRNVLKRTLAKAAERGFTFYVHPEIEFYLFKTDNLDPVTGISDGTAPMPVDTAGYFDHVNGGTANDFRREAVTMLEAMGLSVEFSHHEAGPGQNEIDLRYADALTMADNVMTFRSVIKEVAISQGVYASFMPKPLSAHPGNGMHTHVSLFEGENNAFFEPGAEYQLSKTGRQFIAGLLTHAAEISAVTNQHVNSYKRLWTGHEAPSYISWGHRNRSALVRVPQYNSGKSSSARVEYRAMDSSANPYLSYALMLAAGLKGVEEGYELPEEAEDNVWQLSDTERRAMGIEALPHSLSHALEIMEDSDLVAETLGEEVFDFFLRNKRQEWNDYRAQVTPYELAKHFTSM; encoded by the coding sequence ATGTCACGTCAGGAGGAATTCGTTCTCAGGACCGTCGAGGATCGTGAAGTGCGATTCATCCGGCTCTGGTTCACCGATGTCCTCGGGCAGCTGAAGTCCGTGGCCATCGTGCCGGCCGAACTCGAAGGCGCCTTCTCCGAGGGCATCGGCTTCGACGGCTCGGCGGTCGAGGGGCTCTCCCGGGTCTACGAGGCCGATATGGTCCTCAAGCCCGACCCTTCGACCTTCTCCCTGCTGCCCTGGCGCGGGGAGACGGAGCCCACTGGGCGCATGTTCTGCGATATCCATGTGCCCGGGGGAGAACCGGCACCGGCGGATCCGCGCAATGTCCTCAAACGCACTCTGGCGAAGGCCGCCGAACGCGGCTTCACCTTCTATGTGCACCCTGAGATCGAGTTCTACCTGTTCAAGACCGACAACCTCGACCCGGTCACCGGCATCAGCGACGGGACCGCGCCGATGCCCGTCGACACCGCAGGCTACTTCGACCACGTCAACGGCGGCACCGCCAACGACTTCCGTCGCGAAGCGGTGACAATGCTCGAAGCCATGGGACTGTCGGTGGAGTTCTCCCACCACGAGGCGGGTCCCGGGCAGAATGAGATCGACCTGCGCTACGCGGACGCACTGACCATGGCCGACAATGTGATGACGTTCCGGTCGGTGATCAAGGAAGTCGCGATCTCCCAGGGTGTCTATGCGTCGTTCATGCCCAAGCCCCTCTCGGCGCACCCGGGCAACGGCATGCACACCCACGTGTCGCTGTTCGAAGGGGAGAACAACGCCTTCTTCGAACCGGGTGCGGAATACCAGCTGTCGAAGACCGGCCGCCAGTTCATCGCGGGTCTGCTCACCCACGCCGCAGAGATCTCGGCGGTGACGAACCAGCATGTGAATTCGTACAAACGACTGTGGACGGGTCACGAAGCACCCTCATACATCTCCTGGGGGCATCGCAATCGTTCAGCTCTCGTACGGGTGCCGCAGTACAACTCCGGAAAGTCCTCGTCGGCGCGAGTGGAATACCGCGCCATGGACTCGTCGGCGAACCCGTACCTGTCCTACGCCCTCATGCTCGCCGCCGGGCTCAAAGGCGTCGAGGAAGGCTATGAACTTCCCGAGGAGGCCGAGGACAATGTCTGGCAGCTCTCGGACACCGAGCGCCGGGCGATGGGCATCGAAGCGCTGCCGCACAGTCTGTCCCATGCCCTGGAGATCATGGAGGACTCGGACCTCGTGGCCGAGACCCTCGGTGAAGAGGTCTTCGACTTCTTCCTGCGCAACAAGCGTCAGGAATGGAACGACTACCGCGCCCAGGTGACTCCCTACGAGCTCGCCAAACACTTCACCTCGATGTGA